In Streptomyces sp. ML-6, the genomic stretch AGGACGACGAAGTCGGTCATGCCTTCGCGGCGCAGCCGGACCGCGGCCCCGAGGCCCCCGAATCCGGATCCGATCACCGCCACCCGTACGTGCTCGTGCTGGGCCATGCTGCCGCCTCCCGCGGTACGTCACACGACTCTGCCAGCAATCACTGGCATTGTGGGGAGGGTAGAACAGCTCCGTACCGATGGGTAGGGGTACGGCGCGGGAAAGTTACCGGCGGTACAACATAGGGTTCGGCTGTGGCTGAAGGACGCGAGCACCGTGAATACCGCATGGAGGAGCTGGCCAAGGAGGCCGGCATCCCCGTGCGGACCGTGCGCTTCTACCGGGAGCGCGGACTGATCTCGCCGCCCCGCAGGGAGGGGCGCATCGCCTGGTACGACGATCACCACCTGGCCCGGCTGCGCACCATCACGGGCCTGCTGGAACGCGGCCACACCCTCACCGGGATCGCCGACCTGGCCCGCACCTTCGAGAGCGGCCGGGACGTCGCCGAGGTACTGGGTCTGGGCGAGCCGACCGAGGAGACGCCGGTCCGCCTCACCCCCGAGCAGCTCGCGGACTACTTCCAGGGCGAGACCAGCGCCGAGAACCTCGCCACCGCCCTCGACCTCGGCTACCTCGCCACCGACGGCGACGAGATCGTCCACATCAGCCGTCGCCTGCTGGACGTGTCGTCCGAGCTGGTGCGGGAGGGCGTGCCGCTCGCCACCGTGCTCGCGACGGGGCGCCGGGTCCGCGAGCACGCGGACGCCCTCGCGGAACTCTTCGTGAGCGTCCTGCGGGAACACAGCGACGAGGCCGAACCGCCCCAACTCCGGCCGCTGGCACGGGCGGTGATGGACGCCGAACTGTCCATGGCACTGGACCGGCGACTACGCCGGGAGGGCCAAGAAGGCCGGGAGGGCCGAGGGAACCAAGAGGGCCACGAGAACCGGGAGAACCGGGGCGGCCCCACCAACCCGGAAAGCCTGGAAAGCCCCGAGAGCCCGGAAAGCGCCGGGGAGCCGTCGCAGAGCCCCGCCTCCTGAAGGCCGGGCCCCTCACCGCGGAGTCCCGGCCACCGGCCGCCACCCTTGATCTTGATCGCACGCCGGAATACTGCCCGGCCCGGACTGCCTCGTACGCCCTCCAGTTCGTACGAACTCACGTTCGCGCGATCCCTCGTTCGAAGTCCCCGCCCCGACGTCCGGCGGAATCGAAGCCGGTCGGACCGCCGACGCCGGGCATGTCCGCCGACGCCGAGCGGTAAGCAGCCGGGCGGTAAGCGGCCGACCGCTAGGGGCGGAGTCCGGTGCCGAAGCGGACGAAGCCGGCGATGCGCGGACTGAAGGTCAGCTCACACTGCTCGCCGAGCGCCGAACGCACGCCCGCCGCCACATCGGCGTCCGGTTCACCGAACACCTCGAAGCGCTCCACCCGGCAGTGCTTCATCACCTCTTGGATGTACGGGTCCGCCAGCTTCCAGTGGAGGCGGACCGCTTCGGAGTCCTGATAGAGCTGGAAACTGTGGGCGAGCATCCGCTCCTCGTCCAGGAACGTCTCCACCATCAGCTGCGGCCCGTGCTGCTCCGCGAACGCCACTGCCCCGGCGATGGCGTCGCGGAACCCCTGCAGGTGACCGTCGGTGATGCGCATGGTGTTCCGGAAGAGGAGAACTGTCGAGTCGTGAGTGGTCATGACCCGACCCTCGCCCCTCAACCAGAGTTGAGGTCAAGCACCGATCTCCCCGGCGCCCTCGCCGACACCGCTCCGGTCGGACCGGTCGGACCGGGCGGACCGGGCGGACCGGGCGGACCCGGGGTCAGTGCTCGAACACCACCGTCACCGGTGCGTGGTCGCTCCACCGCTCGCCGTGCGTGGCGGCCCGCTCGACCAGACCCTTCACCGCACGGGCGGCCAGCCCCGGCGTGGCCATCTGGTAGTCGATCCTCCATCCCGTGTCGTTGTCGAAGGCCCGGCCCCGGTAGGACCACCAGGAGTACGGCCCCTCCACGTCGGGATGCAGCTCCCGTACGACGTCGGCGTACCCGGCCTCGTCGAGGACCCGGGTCAGCCACTCCCGCTCCTCGGGGAGGAAGCCGGAGTTCTTCTTGTTGGCCTTCCAGTTCTTCAGGTCGGCCTCCCGGTGGGCGATGTTCCAGTCGCCGCAGACCACCACCTCCCGCCCGTCGGCGGCGGCACGCTCCTTCAGCCCCTTCAGGTAGGGCAGGAACGCGGCCATGAACCGTTCCTTCTCCTCCTGCTTCTCCGTGCCGACCTCGCCGGAGGGCAGGTAGAGGCTCGCGACCGTGACGCCGGGCAGATCGATCTCGACGTAACGGCCGCTCG encodes the following:
- a CDS encoding exodeoxyribonuclease III yields the protein MLTVTTVNVNGLRAAAKKGFVEWLARTEADVICLQEVRAEPQQLPDEVRDPEGWHTVHAPAAAKGRAGVSLYTRRAPERVQVGFGGFGIAGSEEFDTSGRYVEIDLPGVTVASLYLPSGEVGTEKQEEKERFMAAFLPYLKGLKERAAADGREVVVCGDWNIAHREADLKNWKANKKNSGFLPEEREWLTRVLDEAGYADVVRELHPDVEGPYSWWSYRGRAFDNDTGWRIDYQMATPGLAARAVKGLVERAATHGERWSDHAPVTVVFEH